One stretch of Variovorax sp. 54 DNA includes these proteins:
- a CDS encoding homoserine dehydrogenase, with protein MYRDPVSSFLPQPSHGAAIRPLRVGMIGIGTVGSGTFRVLARNQELIAARAGRGIEVTVVAARNLARAQGIVGEGVTLTADPMQVATDPDVDVVVEVAGGTGPARDWVLAAIAHGKHVVTANKALLAVHGPEIFAAASAHGVAVMYEGAVAVSIPIVKALREGLTANRIEWVAGIVNGTTNFILSKMRDEGLDFADALAQAQALGYAEADPAFDIEGVDAAHKTALLAANAFGMPVRFADAQIEGITALQRLDVACAEQLAFRVKLLGVARRREEGVELRVQPALVPATHLLAQVNGSMNGIMVKADAAGVTMYYGAGAGSEQTASAVIADLVDVARLDGTHAGQRVPHTGFHAHAVRELPVLPRAAVRSAHYLRVPVQAATDIAAVAELLAAQRLPVLQLVLANGPADAAPQVLVITESALQGTVDLVLHALQASPVVVGPVIALRVETLDD; from the coding sequence ATGTACCGCGATCCCGTCTCGTCCTTCCTGCCCCAGCCCAGCCACGGCGCGGCCATTCGCCCCTTGCGCGTCGGCATGATCGGGATCGGGACCGTGGGCTCGGGCACCTTCCGCGTGCTGGCCCGCAACCAGGAGCTCATTGCCGCCCGCGCCGGGCGCGGCATCGAGGTGACGGTGGTGGCGGCACGCAACCTCGCGCGCGCCCAGGGCATCGTGGGCGAGGGCGTGACGCTCACGGCCGACCCGATGCAGGTCGCCACCGACCCCGATGTCGATGTGGTGGTCGAGGTGGCCGGCGGCACCGGCCCGGCGCGCGACTGGGTGCTGGCCGCCATTGCCCACGGCAAGCACGTGGTCACGGCCAACAAGGCGCTGCTGGCCGTGCACGGCCCCGAGATCTTCGCCGCCGCCAGCGCGCATGGCGTGGCCGTGATGTACGAAGGCGCGGTGGCGGTGAGCATCCCCATCGTGAAAGCGTTGCGCGAGGGCCTCACCGCCAACCGCATCGAATGGGTGGCGGGCATCGTCAACGGCACCACCAACTTCATCCTGAGCAAGATGCGCGACGAGGGCCTGGACTTCGCCGACGCGCTCGCGCAGGCCCAGGCGCTGGGCTATGCCGAGGCCGACCCGGCCTTCGACATCGAGGGCGTCGACGCCGCCCACAAGACCGCGCTGCTGGCCGCCAACGCCTTCGGCATGCCGGTGCGCTTCGCTGACGCGCAGATCGAGGGCATCACCGCGCTGCAGCGCCTCGACGTGGCCTGCGCCGAGCAGCTGGCCTTTCGCGTCAAGCTGCTGGGCGTGGCGCGTCGCCGCGAAGAAGGCGTGGAGCTGCGCGTGCAGCCCGCGCTGGTGCCGGCGACGCACCTGCTCGCGCAGGTCAACGGCTCGATGAACGGCATCATGGTCAAGGCCGACGCGGCGGGCGTCACGATGTACTACGGCGCGGGCGCCGGCTCGGAGCAGACCGCCTCGGCCGTGATCGCCGACCTGGTCGACGTGGCGCGCCTGGACGGCACCCACGCCGGCCAGCGCGTACCGCACACCGGCTTCCACGCGCATGCGGTGCGCGAACTACCGGTGCTGCCGCGCGCGGCCGTGCGCAGCGCGCACTACCTGCGGGTGCCGGTGCAGGCGGCGACCGACATCGCCGCCGTGGCCGAGCTGCTGGCCGCGCAACGCTTGCCGGTGCTGCAACTGGTGCTGGCGAACGGGCCGGCCGACGCGGCGCCGCAGGTTCTGGTGATCACCGAATCGGCGTTGCAGGGGACGGTCGATCTCGTGCTGCATGCGTTGCAGGCGAGCCCGGTCGTGGTGGGCCCGGTGATCGCGCTGCGCGTGGAAACGCTAGACGACTGA
- a CDS encoding carboxymuconolactone decarboxylase family protein: protein MPRINLVSDTAATGDTQVLLSQIHGAFGATPNMFRAVANSPAALRSLWGSFGALGSGVIPAQLGEQIAVAVADRNACHYCLAAHTALGRKAGVSAADMTAAQAGESADPRTAAALRFALKLVDARGQIDDADVQALRAVGFDDRHIVEILAHVALNLFTNYVNVAFQAPVDFPQVKLRTEAA from the coding sequence ATGCCCCGCATCAACCTCGTCTCGGACACCGCCGCCACCGGCGACACCCAAGTCTTGCTCTCTCAAATCCACGGCGCCTTCGGCGCCACGCCCAACATGTTCCGCGCCGTCGCCAACTCGCCCGCGGCGCTGCGCAGCCTGTGGGGGTCGTTCGGCGCGCTCGGCAGCGGCGTCATTCCGGCGCAGCTCGGCGAGCAGATCGCCGTGGCGGTCGCCGATCGCAACGCCTGTCACTACTGCCTTGCAGCGCACACCGCACTGGGCCGCAAGGCGGGTGTGTCCGCCGCCGACATGACGGCCGCGCAGGCCGGCGAATCGGCCGACCCGCGCACGGCGGCGGCGCTGCGCTTTGCGCTGAAGCTCGTCGACGCGCGCGGACAGATCGACGACGCCGACGTGCAAGCCCTGCGCGCCGTGGGCTTCGACGACCGGCACATCGTCGAGATCCTCGCGCACGTGGCACTCAACCTGTTCACCAACTACGTGAACGTGGCCTTCCAGGCGCCGGTGGATTTCCCGCAGGTGAAGCTGCGCACCGAGGCGGCCTGA
- a CDS encoding redoxin domain-containing protein yields the protein MAWPHPEAPELQVAQWLNSDAPVTLASLRGRVVVLHAFQMLCPACVSHGLPQAKKTRQLFAEKDVAVIGLHTVFEHHDVMTPAALDAFVREYRLGFPIGIDQPSPTGGIPATMRDYQWQGTPSTVLIDRRGRLRMSHFGLIDDMALGAAIGQLAAEDIPAHLIAQPADDVPPDGSCNDNGCPA from the coding sequence ATGGCCTGGCCGCACCCCGAGGCGCCCGAGCTGCAGGTCGCCCAATGGCTCAACAGCGACGCACCCGTCACGCTCGCGTCGCTACGGGGCCGGGTCGTGGTGCTGCACGCGTTCCAGATGCTGTGCCCGGCCTGCGTGTCGCACGGCCTGCCGCAGGCGAAGAAGACGCGGCAACTGTTCGCAGAGAAGGACGTCGCGGTGATCGGCCTGCACACGGTGTTCGAGCACCACGACGTCATGACGCCCGCCGCGCTCGACGCCTTCGTGCGCGAGTACCGCTTGGGCTTCCCGATCGGCATCGACCAGCCCTCGCCCACCGGCGGCATCCCCGCCACGATGCGCGACTACCAGTGGCAGGGCACGCCGAGCACGGTGCTGATCGACCGGCGGGGGCGCCTGCGCATGAGCCACTTCGGGCTGATCGACGACATGGCGCTGGGCGCCGCCATCGGGCAGCTTGCGGCTGAAGACATTCCCGCGCATCTCATTGCGCAGCCTGCAGATGACGTGCCGCCTGATGGCTCGTGCAACGACAACGGCTGCCCCGCATGA
- a CDS encoding Lnb N-terminal periplasmic domain-containing protein, whose translation MLRILLRSLGRLLVSFAVLLSAAWACAALWYQLPVAAPLKVGAMVLWGLFGLAAIVLVWRGKAARPLLSYAIGFAMLLGWWNTIQPSQDREWADDVARHLKPRVEGNVVTMENMRNFDWRSNTDYTVRWDTRRYDLDRLRSVDVSLSYWTGPAIAHTLVSFGFDDGQFVTFSIEIRKERGESFSSIGGFFKQFENSLVAADEHDILRVRTNVRGEDVYMYRVQLPPAEMRSLFLGYVGEAEALARAPSFYNTLTANCTTIVYDLAKHVVPGLPMDYRLLASGYLPEYLHDVGGLTPGLSMDALRSAGRITDRALATDKQPGVNFSQAIRHGLPGAAP comes from the coding sequence ATGCTCCGAATCCTTCTGCGCTCCCTCGGCCGTCTGCTGGTGAGCTTCGCCGTGCTGTTGTCCGCTGCCTGGGCCTGCGCGGCCCTCTGGTATCAGTTGCCGGTGGCCGCGCCGCTCAAGGTCGGCGCGATGGTGTTGTGGGGCCTCTTCGGCCTGGCGGCGATCGTGCTCGTGTGGCGCGGCAAGGCGGCCCGGCCGCTGCTGTCGTATGCCATCGGCTTCGCCATGCTGCTCGGGTGGTGGAACACCATCCAGCCTTCGCAGGACCGCGAATGGGCCGACGATGTGGCGCGCCACCTGAAGCCGCGCGTCGAAGGCAACGTGGTCACGATGGAGAACATGCGCAACTTCGACTGGCGCAGCAACACCGACTACACCGTGCGCTGGGACACGCGCCGCTACGACCTCGACCGTCTGCGCTCGGTCGACGTGTCGCTGTCGTACTGGACCGGCCCGGCCATCGCCCACACGCTGGTGTCCTTCGGCTTCGACGACGGTCAGTTCGTCACGTTTTCCATCGAAATCCGCAAGGAACGCGGCGAGAGCTTCTCGTCCATCGGCGGCTTCTTCAAGCAGTTCGAGAACAGCCTGGTGGCGGCCGACGAGCACGACATCCTGCGCGTGCGCACCAATGTGCGCGGCGAAGACGTCTACATGTACCGCGTGCAGCTGCCGCCGGCCGAGATGCGCTCGCTGTTCCTCGGCTATGTGGGCGAGGCCGAGGCCCTGGCGCGCGCGCCGAGCTTCTACAACACGCTCACGGCCAACTGCACGACCATCGTCTACGACCTCGCCAAACATGTCGTGCCCGGCCTGCCGATGGACTACCGCCTGCTGGCCTCGGGCTACCTGCCCGAGTACCTGCACGACGTGGGCGGCCTGACGCCGGGGCTGAGCATGGACGCGCTGCGCAGCGCCGGCCGCATCACCGACCGGGCCCTCGCCACGGACAAGCAACCCGGCGTGAACTTCTCGCAAGCCATCCGCCACGGCCTGCCGGGCGCTGCGCCATGA
- a CDS encoding MOSC domain-containing protein, translating to MTPQTTLPIDALLVGPVALLPDGRSRSGIRKTPTADALWLSPTGLQGDAQADLRVHGGVEKAVHHYPREHYASWASASQQSELLTHAGAFGENISTTGWDESAVCIGDVIQLGDAHVQVSQGRQPCWKLDAHFGVPGMAREMQARGCTGWYYRVLEPGWVRAGAMATRVERPHPEWPLSRLIALLFSRDARFMPEWEQAAALPVLAERWRATFRKRVDAGRVEDWEPRLRAPAPDI from the coding sequence ATGACTCCACAGACCACCCTGCCCATCGACGCATTGCTCGTCGGCCCCGTGGCCCTGCTGCCCGACGGCCGTTCGCGCAGCGGCATCCGCAAGACGCCGACAGCCGACGCGCTGTGGCTCTCGCCCACCGGCCTGCAGGGCGATGCGCAGGCCGACCTGCGCGTCCACGGCGGCGTCGAGAAGGCCGTGCACCACTACCCGCGCGAGCACTACGCAAGCTGGGCGTCGGCAAGCCAACAAAGCGAGTTGCTGACCCACGCGGGCGCTTTCGGCGAGAACATCTCGACCACCGGCTGGGACGAATCGGCCGTGTGCATCGGCGACGTGATCCAGCTCGGCGATGCACACGTGCAGGTGTCGCAAGGCCGCCAACCCTGCTGGAAGCTCGACGCGCACTTCGGCGTGCCCGGCATGGCGCGCGAGATGCAGGCGCGCGGCTGCACGGGCTGGTACTACCGCGTGCTCGAACCCGGCTGGGTGCGGGCCGGCGCCATGGCCACGCGCGTGGAACGGCCGCACCCCGAGTGGCCGCTGTCGCGCCTCATCGCGCTGCTGTTTTCGCGCGACGCGCGCTTCATGCCTGAGTGGGAACAGGCCGCCGCCCTGCCCGTGCTGGCCGAGCGCTGGCGCGCCACGTTCCGCAAGCGGGTGGATGCGGGGCGCGTTGAAGACTGGGAGCCGCGGCTGCGCGCACCCGCGCCCGATATCTGA
- a CDS encoding bifunctional acetate--CoA ligase family protein/GNAT family N-acetyltransferase, producing MDKHFLTPLFAPASIAAFVGEPSDPGGQTALGRTLREAFRADRFDGTLRFIDIRTQGTLEELAQTHADLALIALAPRDVAAALEIAGRIGCKAAVVISTGIAADQAAQWRKIARREGVHLLGPNSLGFQRPPLHLNASVAGPLARTGPLALVSQSGALTASMLDWARQNGVGFSSVVSLGPHTSVDIPQVLDFLANDAATHSIIVYLEGIADARRFMSALRSASHAKPVVVLKAGRKPAGNEAAQTHSAAIVGSDDVFDAALRRAGAVRVRSFIELFSAAKCLASRYRPVGKRLAVVTNGGGPGVLAADWINEIGLDLGRLSAPAQKLLQPSLPALASLTDLIDLSEDATPAHFRAAIDTASADSQIDGVLAIFSPKAGVDAAATARALADVPRPMPKPLLACWMGDASVGNARAVLAEATIPSFRTPEAAVGAFGNIAAFYQNQQLLQQTPPPLSALAKPDIDGARLLIESVLAERRKVLTEMESKSLLSCFHIPITRTLLARSANEAMMIATQLGFPVALKIDSPDISHKSDVEGVALNVMNGTSARDTYLEMMERVAQLAPDARINGVTVQKMVRARRGREIYVGLVTDQPFGPVIVFGAGGTMIELMNDRAMELPPLNQFLARHLIERSRVAETLGEWRGANAVNMEAIEDVLLRVSEMVCELPELREMDINPIIVDEHGAVSVDARIVVDSSTQAVGGPVGNGYQHLAIMPYPARYRREWPLPGGGAYVVRPVHPNDAQMLQALVQGLSPESRWFRFVSRFHELPPSMLSRFTLIDYDREMALVATIMERSTAPDGTVLDTERIVGVSRYITNPDQTSCEFSLVVADEFSGKGIGSRLMESIIDVARDRGLSEMDGLVLAGNPDMLKLVRRLGFTVKSFPEDPDFKLVTYPL from the coding sequence ATGGACAAGCATTTCCTGACCCCCCTGTTCGCCCCCGCGTCGATCGCGGCCTTCGTCGGCGAGCCCAGCGATCCGGGCGGCCAGACCGCCCTGGGCCGCACGCTGCGCGAAGCCTTCCGCGCCGACCGCTTCGACGGCACGCTGCGCTTCATCGACATCCGCACGCAGGGCACGCTCGAAGAGCTGGCGCAGACGCATGCCGACCTGGCGCTGATCGCGCTGGCGCCGCGCGACGTGGCCGCCGCGCTCGAAATCGCGGGCCGCATCGGCTGCAAGGCCGCGGTGGTCATCTCCACCGGCATCGCCGCCGACCAGGCCGCGCAGTGGCGCAAGATCGCGCGCCGCGAAGGCGTGCACCTCTTGGGCCCCAACTCGCTGGGCTTCCAACGCCCGCCGCTGCATCTGAACGCCAGTGTGGCCGGCCCGCTTGCGCGCACCGGGCCGCTGGCGCTGGTGTCGCAGTCGGGCGCGCTCACGGCGTCGATGCTCGACTGGGCGCGGCAGAACGGCGTGGGTTTTTCGAGCGTGGTCTCGCTCGGGCCGCACACCTCGGTCGACATTCCGCAGGTGCTCGACTTCCTGGCCAACGACGCCGCCACGCACAGCATCATCGTGTACCTCGAAGGCATTGCCGACGCGCGCCGCTTCATGAGCGCGCTGCGCTCGGCCTCGCACGCCAAGCCGGTGGTCGTGCTCAAGGCGGGCCGCAAGCCCGCCGGCAACGAGGCCGCGCAGACGCACAGCGCCGCCATCGTGGGCAGCGACGACGTGTTCGACGCCGCCTTGCGCCGCGCGGGCGCGGTGCGGGTGCGCTCCTTCATCGAGCTGTTCTCGGCCGCCAAGTGCCTGGCCTCGCGCTACCGGCCCGTGGGCAAGCGGCTGGCCGTGGTCACCAACGGCGGAGGCCCCGGCGTGCTCGCAGCCGACTGGATCAACGAGATCGGCCTCGACCTGGGCCGTCTCTCGGCGCCCGCGCAGAAGCTGCTGCAGCCCTCGCTGCCCGCGCTCGCGTCGCTCACCGACCTCATCGACCTGTCGGAAGACGCCACGCCCGCGCACTTTCGGGCGGCCATCGACACGGCCTCGGCCGACAGCCAGATCGACGGCGTGCTCGCCATCTTCTCGCCCAAGGCCGGCGTCGACGCTGCTGCCACAGCGCGCGCGCTGGCCGACGTTCCGCGCCCCATGCCCAAGCCGCTGCTGGCGTGCTGGATGGGCGATGCCTCAGTGGGCAACGCACGGGCCGTGCTGGCCGAGGCCACCATTCCGAGCTTTCGCACGCCCGAGGCGGCCGTGGGCGCCTTCGGCAACATCGCGGCCTTCTATCAGAACCAGCAGCTGCTGCAGCAGACACCGCCGCCGCTCTCGGCGCTGGCCAAGCCCGACATCGACGGCGCACGCCTGCTCATCGAGAGCGTGCTGGCCGAGCGGCGCAAGGTGCTGACCGAGATGGAGTCGAAGTCGCTGCTGTCGTGCTTCCACATCCCGATCACGCGCACCTTGCTCGCGCGCAGCGCCAACGAGGCCATGATGATCGCCACGCAGCTGGGCTTTCCGGTGGCGCTGAAGATCGACTCGCCCGACATCTCGCACAAGTCCGACGTCGAGGGCGTGGCGCTGAACGTCATGAACGGCACCAGCGCACGCGACACCTACCTGGAGATGATGGAGCGCGTCGCGCAGCTCGCGCCCGACGCCCGCATCAACGGCGTGACCGTGCAGAAGATGGTGCGCGCGCGGCGCGGGCGCGAAATTTACGTCGGCCTCGTGACCGACCAGCCCTTCGGCCCGGTGATCGTCTTCGGCGCGGGCGGCACCATGATCGAACTCATGAACGACCGCGCCATGGAGCTGCCGCCGCTCAACCAGTTTCTGGCGCGCCACCTCATCGAGCGCTCGCGCGTGGCCGAGACGCTGGGCGAATGGCGCGGCGCCAACGCGGTGAACATGGAGGCCATTGAAGACGTGCTGCTGCGCGTGTCTGAAATGGTGTGCGAGCTGCCCGAGCTGCGCGAGATGGACATCAACCCCATCATCGTGGACGAGCACGGCGCGGTGTCGGTCGATGCGCGCATCGTGGTCGACAGCAGCACGCAGGCGGTGGGCGGGCCCGTGGGCAACGGCTACCAGCACCTGGCCATCATGCCGTACCCCGCGCGCTATCGGCGCGAATGGCCGCTGCCGGGTGGTGGCGCGTACGTCGTGCGGCCGGTGCACCCGAACGACGCGCAGATGCTGCAGGCGCTGGTGCAGGGCCTGTCGCCCGAGAGCCGCTGGTTCCGCTTTGTCTCGCGCTTCCACGAGCTGCCGCCGTCGATGCTGTCGCGCTTCACGCTCATCGACTACGACCGCGAGATGGCGCTGGTCGCCACCATCATGGAACGCAGCACCGCGCCCGACGGCACCGTGCTCGACACCGAGCGCATCGTGGGCGTGTCGCGCTACATCACCAACCCCGACCAGACCAGCTGCGAGTTCTCGCTCGTGGTGGCCGACGAGTTCAGCGGCAAGGGCATCGGCTCGCGCCTGATGGAAAGCATCATCGACGTGGCGCGCGACCGCGGCCTGTCCGAAATGGACGGACTGGTGCTGGCCGGCAACCCCGACATGCTCAAGCTGGTGCGCCGGCTGGGCTTCACGGTGAAGTCGTTCCCCGAAGACCCGGACTTCAAGCTCGTGACCTACCCGCTGTAG
- a CDS encoding dipeptide ABC transporter ATP-binding protein — protein MSARDPSPSPHGETPVLRVRGLDVAFDTHRGVVQVLDGVSFEIAPGEILGVVGESGAGKSMVGAAVIGLVPPPGRIAGGTVELHGERIDTLRGEDMRRVRGRRIGSVFQDPLTSLNPVYPIGRHLIETIRTHLPVSEPEARRRALALLADVEIPDPESRIDQYPHQFSGGMRQRVAIALALCAEPQLLIADEPTTALDVSVQAQVIRVFRRVCRERGTAAMLITHDMGVIAEAADRVMVMYRGRVLETGPVREILDRPREPYTRALMAAIPSVHARLHRLPVPEIGADIAVAAALPPAQIETVTASADSAPLIRVQGLSRAFDLSAGWLVRTLARQPKKVLHAVDGVSFDIARGRTFGLVGESGSGKSTVARMIAGLTRPTAGTVHFDGIDRWGDAAQTAALRRRFQMIFQDPYASLNPRWRVDRLIAEPVEVLSLAASAEETAERVAEALRRVRMSPDDGRRYPHQFSGGQRQRIAIARALASQPEFIVCDEPTSSLDVSVQAQVLNLMRDLQDEFGLTYLLISHNLAVIRHMCDDVGVMQRGRLVEQGSADEVLDAPKHAYTRALMAAVPDMRHAPAAAVFATA, from the coding sequence ATGAGCGCGCGCGACCCATCGCCATCGCCTCATGGCGAGACACCCGTGCTGCGGGTGCGCGGGCTGGACGTGGCCTTCGACACGCACCGGGGTGTCGTGCAGGTGCTCGACGGTGTCTCCTTCGAGATCGCGCCGGGCGAAATCCTCGGCGTGGTCGGCGAGTCGGGCGCGGGCAAATCGATGGTCGGTGCGGCCGTCATCGGCCTGGTGCCGCCGCCGGGGCGCATCGCGGGCGGCACGGTCGAGCTGCACGGCGAGCGCATCGACACGCTGCGCGGCGAAGACATGCGCCGTGTGCGCGGGCGCCGCATCGGCAGCGTGTTCCAGGACCCGCTGACCAGCCTGAACCCGGTCTACCCGATCGGACGGCACCTCATCGAAACCATCCGCACGCACCTGCCGGTGAGCGAGCCCGAGGCGCGCCGGCGCGCGCTGGCACTGCTGGCCGACGTGGAGATTCCCGACCCCGAAAGCCGCATCGACCAGTACCCGCACCAGTTCTCGGGCGGCATGCGCCAGCGCGTGGCGATTGCGCTCGCGCTGTGCGCCGAGCCGCAGCTGCTGATTGCCGACGAGCCCACCACCGCGCTCGACGTGTCGGTGCAGGCCCAGGTGATCCGCGTGTTCCGCCGTGTCTGCCGCGAGCGCGGCACGGCCGCGATGCTGATCACGCACGACATGGGCGTGATCGCCGAGGCGGCCGACCGCGTGATGGTGATGTACCGGGGCCGCGTGCTCGAGACCGGTCCGGTGCGCGAGATTCTCGACCGCCCGCGTGAGCCGTACACGCGGGCGTTGATGGCGGCGATTCCTTCGGTGCACGCACGGCTGCATCGCTTGCCGGTGCCGGAGATTGGCGCGGACATCGCCGTGGCTGCCGCGTTGCCGCCTGCGCAGATCGAGACCGTGACGGCATCGGCCGACAGCGCACCACTGATCCGCGTGCAGGGCCTGTCGCGCGCGTTCGATCTTTCGGCCGGCTGGCTGGTCCGCACGCTCGCACGCCAGCCGAAGAAGGTGCTGCACGCGGTCGACGGCGTGAGCTTCGACATCGCGCGTGGTCGCACCTTCGGGCTGGTCGGCGAGTCGGGCTCGGGCAAGTCGACCGTGGCGCGCATGATCGCCGGCCTCACGCGGCCCACGGCCGGCACGGTGCATTTCGACGGCATCGACCGCTGGGGCGACGCCGCGCAGACGGCCGCGTTGCGGCGGCGCTTCCAGATGATCTTCCAGGACCCGTACGCCAGCCTCAACCCGCGCTGGCGCGTCGACCGGCTCATCGCCGAGCCGGTGGAAGTGCTGAGCCTCGCCGCCAGCGCCGAGGAAACCGCCGAGCGCGTGGCCGAAGCGCTGCGCCGCGTGCGCATGTCGCCCGACGACGGCCGGCGCTACCCGCACCAGTTCTCGGGCGGGCAGCGCCAGCGCATCGCCATCGCGCGGGCGCTGGCCAGCCAACCCGAGTTCATCGTCTGCGACGAGCCGACCTCGTCGCTCGACGTGTCGGTGCAGGCCCAGGTGCTGAACCTCATGCGCGACCTGCAGGACGAGTTCGGCCTGACCTACCTGCTGATCAGCCACAACCTCGCGGTGATCCGCCACATGTGCGACGACGTGGGCGTGATGCAGCGCGGGCGCTTGGTGGAGCAGGGGAGCGCGGACGAGGTGCTCGATGCGCCGAAGCACGCGTACACGCGGGCGTTGATGGCGGCGGTGCCGGACATGCGGCACGCACCGGCGGCTGCCGTGTTCGCCACGGCATAG
- a CDS encoding esterase/lipase family protein: MRRISFLALLLALSLLTGCAGVTVGTISPAEYLAQRRGDVLTTGTLSSSAQEVLRVIGSDADQCRKDGRACRQNLATSAGLSDEQRLSALSEVWLQLALAGGDGGSAAQPTAPEAIDAWLETARHAYAYLFFTARKPRDRAFEDRQTQVRDYYNYAVQRAITGLFSRYRKDDMPVASIPQVSGWRIDADLSAVQLAPDTPPPQELIPAASLTFSGLRNIYRRDGFGAELVAASNERPTDAQAKEDAPPFSETPFPALTALLQFDGTTLQDVLATRTLRIAVFDPYRTSTIQLAGEEIPLAANFTSGYGLWLARSDFALQALRSLFGGAEGLTRPHIYLMQPYDPKRRTIVMLHGLASSPEAWINVANEVLGDETLRRRYQIWQVYYPTNAPLPLNNLAIREAITQTLAHFDPQGRAEASRNVTLIGHSMGGVLSRLLVSSSGEVLWDALSEGYPMQGAQRRRIEQGLGPYLRFEPLPEVSDVIFIASPHRGTSFANKRISRWVANLITLPVAMLGQLNDVSRELMRLAPSSQDLGPLRIPNSIDNLSDRDPFVRVSSQLPLSPKVRFHSIIGNDTPGVPLAESSDGIVPYTSAHLDGAVSELVIPSAHSVQENPLAILEIRRILREQLQRVP; this comes from the coding sequence ATGAGGCGCATCAGCTTCCTCGCCCTGCTGCTGGCCCTGTCGCTGCTCACCGGCTGCGCCGGCGTCACGGTCGGCACCATCTCGCCGGCCGAGTACCTTGCGCAGCGGCGCGGCGACGTGCTCACCACGGGCACGCTCAGCAGCTCCGCGCAAGAGGTGCTGCGCGTCATCGGCTCCGACGCCGACCAGTGCCGCAAGGACGGCCGTGCCTGCCGCCAGAACCTCGCCACCTCGGCCGGCCTGAGCGACGAGCAGCGGCTGTCGGCGCTGTCCGAGGTGTGGCTGCAGCTCGCGCTGGCGGGTGGCGATGGCGGCTCGGCCGCGCAGCCCACCGCGCCCGAGGCCATCGACGCCTGGCTCGAGACCGCGCGCCATGCCTACGCCTACCTGTTCTTCACCGCACGCAAGCCGCGCGACCGCGCCTTCGAAGACCGCCAGACGCAGGTGCGCGACTACTACAACTACGCGGTGCAGCGCGCCATCACCGGCCTGTTCAGCCGCTACCGCAAGGACGACATGCCGGTGGCCAGCATTCCGCAGGTGAGCGGCTGGCGCATCGACGCCGACCTGTCGGCGGTGCAACTCGCGCCCGACACGCCGCCGCCGCAAGAGCTGATTCCCGCCGCCTCGCTGACCTTCTCGGGCCTGCGCAACATCTACCGCCGCGACGGCTTCGGTGCCGAGTTGGTGGCCGCGAGCAACGAGCGGCCGACCGATGCCCAGGCCAAAGAAGACGCGCCGCCTTTCAGCGAAACCCCCTTCCCCGCCCTCACCGCGCTGCTGCAGTTCGACGGCACCACCCTGCAGGACGTGCTGGCCACGCGCACGCTGCGCATCGCCGTGTTCGACCCCTACCGCACCAGCACGATCCAGCTGGCCGGCGAGGAGATTCCGCTGGCCGCCAACTTCACCTCGGGCTACGGCCTGTGGCTGGCCCGCTCCGACTTCGCGCTGCAGGCGCTGCGCAGCCTGTTCGGCGGCGCCGAAGGCCTGACCCGGCCGCACATCTACCTGATGCAGCCCTACGACCCGAAGCGCCGCACCATCGTCATGCTGCACGGCCTGGCCAGCAGCCCCGAGGCCTGGATCAACGTCGCGAACGAAGTGCTCGGCGACGAAACGCTGCGCCGCCGCTACCAGATCTGGCAGGTGTACTACCCGACCAACGCCCCGCTGCCGCTGAACAACCTCGCCATCCGCGAAGCCATCACGCAGACGCTCGCGCACTTCGATCCGCAGGGCCGCGCCGAGGCGTCGCGCAACGTCACGCTCATCGGCCACAGCATGGGCGGCGTGCTCTCGCGCCTCCTGGTGTCGTCGTCGGGCGAGGTACTGTGGGACGCGCTGAGCGAGGGCTACCCCATGCAGGGCGCGCAACGCCGCCGCATCGAGCAAGGACTCGGGCCGTACCTGCGCTTCGAACCCCTGCCGGAGGTCAGCGACGTCATCTTCATCGCCTCGCCGCACCGCGGCACCTCGTTCGCCAACAAGCGCATCTCGCGCTGGGTGGCCAACCTCATCACGCTGCCCGTGGCGATGCTGGGTCAGCTCAACGACGTCTCGCGCGAGCTGATGCGCCTGGCGCCCAGCTCGCAGGACCTGGGCCCGCTGCGCATTCCCAACAGCATCGACAACCTCAGCGACCGCGACCCCTTCGTGCGCGTGTCGTCACAGCTGCCGCTGAGCCCGAAGGTGCGCTTCCACTCCATCATCGGCAACGACACACCCGGTGTGCCGTTGGCCGAGTCGAGCGACGGCATCGTGCCCTACACCAGCGCGCACCTCGACGGCGCGGTATCGGAGCTGGTGATTCCGTCGGCGCACAGCGTGCAGGAGAACCCGCTGGCGATCCTGGAGATCCGGCGCATCCTGCGGGAGCAGCTGCAGCGCGTGCCCTGA